The genomic region GACAAGGTTTTCCGTGCAGCGTCAGGCATGACCGCGAGGATTTCCGCAATGCTTTCGTCGACGGACAGGCGTGCGCTGTCGAGAATGAGGTGCGGGCTATCCCATGGCTCGTAATGGCGATGAACGACATCGTCCCAGGTCGGCAGCTTCAATCCTTCGACAGTCGACGGTCGATTTTCCACACGATGCCGATGCATCTCTTGGTCAGAACATACGACCTCGACCTCGATGAGGCCAACTTTTACCTCGGCTGCGATGTCCCTGAAGGCTGCACGGGTAATTTCGATAGGATTGACAGAGTCGGCAATCACGAATTGACCCAGGGCGAGATTGTCTGCAGCAATGCGGTATCCGGTCATGTAGCCGGCCGCACCTACGTCCATGTCAGGCGGTAAAATCTCGGCAGCACGAATGGCCTGCTCGATGGAGTCTATGCGCAGATAAAATGCCTTGGTCCGGCTTGCCAAGGCTTGGGCGATGGTGCTTTTTCCGCTGCCGGGCAGTCCGCCAAAGATAACAAACATTCGACAATTCCCCGTCGTTCGCACACGACTTCAGTTGCCCCCACGTCTCACGGCGGCGTCGGCGATATTCTACCGTTGCCTCTGCAACAGTTCTATCATCGCCTCTCGATTGTTCGCGAATTCCAAATGCAGCGTTTTACCTTTCGCCGCCAAGTCGTCACAGAAACGTAACGAAAACAATGCTATTTCGACCCTGCGAGATCACGTGCCATCTGCAAATTTTGACGGGCCGTTATCCCAGATGACCCGGCAGAGACCTCCGGTTGGTGCCTGAAGGGCGCGACAGCGCAGCGATGTGCGGTTGCGCCCGCTGGTATTTCGGGCGCCACCTGTCGTGGGGATATTAGCTGGCAGTCGTGATTATCTAGCAGTCTTGGTCATCAGGGCGCGACCGGCATTGCGGATGGTCAAAGCCGAATCGGCCATCGGTGCGACGAGGCCGGCGGCGATGGCAGCCGTCAAGGCTTCTGCGTAATCTTCGCCTTCGAGGCCGTGCTTCTTGGAGTGATTGAGGACGGCGCCGCGGGTGGAGGTCGGCGAGGCGCCGAAACGGCTGTTCTGAAAGGCGTTGACGATGATCAGGTATTTTTCGTCCAGGGTCATGATAGCTCCGATGCGGTTCCGGTGGTGCTACCAGTAAGCGAGGCCAAGCGATACCTTCGTTCTGCACGGGTGGCGGATTTCTTGCAAGATTTGGCTGTCCGTCCGTTTTTTTGCGCATGTTTCGGTCTGCCCTGACACGGGTCAGCCAATCTCCACCTAGCCGCGCCGGCGCGACTTCGGTCTGGACGCCAGCTGATCGAGGGCGCCGGGATGGGCTTTTCCCCAGTTATAGAGCATCTCGATCGGCTCGACGAACTCGATGCCGAGCGGCGTCAGGCTGTATTCGACGCGCGGCGGGACAACGTCGAACACCTGCCGCGTCACCAACCCGTCATTTTCCATCTCTCGGAGCGTCTGCGTCAGCATCTTCTTGCTGATGCCGGGCAGGCTGCGCTGCAGAACGCCGGTGCGGCAGGTTCCACCGTGCAGCGTATGCAGAGCGTGCAGCACCATGCTCGTCCACTTGACGCTGAAGAGTTCCAGCACCCGGCGGGGCGCGCAGTCTTCTTCGTGGGTCGGTATATCGTCTTTCATGGGCACCTCCCGGTGGCTATGGCACTTAACGGTGCCTTCTAGCAGAGCCTGCGCAAATTGCCTATTTCCTCTTCAGCAAAAGGAGTTTGGAAACATGACGAAATCAGCCCTCATCATTGGCGCCACCGGCATTGTCGGCAATAATCTCGCCCGC from Rhizobium tumorigenes harbors:
- a CDS encoding AAA family ATPase, which encodes MFVIFGGLPGSGKSTIAQALASRTKAFYLRIDSIEQAIRAAEILPPDMDVGAAGYMTGYRIAADNLALGQFVIADSVNPIEITRAAFRDIAAEVKVGLIEVEVVCSDQEMHRHRVENRPSTVEGLKLPTWDDVVHRHYEPWDSPHLILDSARLSVDESIAEILAVMPDAARKTLSI
- a CDS encoding winged helix-turn-helix transcriptional regulator, with translation MKDDIPTHEEDCAPRRVLELFSVKWTSMVLHALHTLHGGTCRTGVLQRSLPGISKKMLTQTLREMENDGLVTRQVFDVVPPRVEYSLTPLGIEFVEPIEMLYNWGKAHPGALDQLASRPKSRRRG